The Pseudoliparis swirei isolate HS2019 ecotype Mariana Trench chromosome 16, NWPU_hadal_v1, whole genome shotgun sequence genome includes a window with the following:
- the si:ch73-174h16.4 gene encoding leucine-rich repeat-containing protein 14 — translation MVLSLVSLCAVEVVRDHSSSPCWLRWVPRELYRPLLEASFTDCRPLAVGELVQRWPERTLRVGGRRKPNQTGPNRLCIQALLLAVVRGMSDQRYALQILDLCGLQGDEGGMGDTMGGWSLTVALCTMVVQARARAQRAQRERKRFSALERGKDGKRERGRRKRGKETNGDVASPDGEELGGNDSEEMESCGTVSEEELIKGVRRRMEVERRREIAGLGGSRKEAEEKDVGSDVLLHVRADLFVNARSWERFRGALSTVGPLKLQCRYLRVEEISVTRIKTLLGLLPRQGLLGIDVRYSSLGVAGLAELLPLLSTFPALNSLRLHYCNLDFRRDHPGQEDALRELSQGLSQLQELRRLSLTALRLPGQLRVLLSSLPQPLEILELPYLSLSPADLAYLSCSHHASTLQQLDLSENRLDENTLTSIRRLLSQASSCLQHLTLSGCGLTDGLMGLLLPSVGGCRALKSLALALNPLSIAGLMDLVRMAVRMPSLRQLLYPNPLEDYQPGLPDLPSSAQLLDWPLDEVTDINITSSQLNRVRLESGRSDLFLTCDLLNYDKDLVD, via the exons ATGGTGCTTTCCTTGGTGAGCCTTTGCGCCGTGGAGGTGGTGAGGGACCACAGCTCGTCACCCTGCTGGCTGAGGTGGGTGCCCCGGGAGCTGTACAGACCGCTGCTGGAGGCCTCGTTCACCGACTGCAGACCGCTGGCTGTGGGCGAACTGGTGCAGAGGTGGCCTGAACGCACATTGCGTGTCGGCGGACGCAGGAAACCAAACCAAACCGGGCCAAATCGACTCTGTATCCAGGCCCTGTTACTCGCCGTTGTCAGAGGAATGTCAGACCAAAG GTATGCCCTGCAAATACTGGATCTCTGTGGACTGCAGGGCGatgaaggagggatgggagACACCATGGGAGGCTGGTCTCTGACTGTAGCACTCTGCACCATGGTGGTTCAGGCCAGAGCGAGAGCTCAGAGGGCACAGCGGGAGAGGAAAAGGTTCTCGGCTCTGGAGAGGGGAAAGgatgggaagagagagaggggacgcCGTAAGAGGGGGAAGGAAACGAACGGCGACGTCGCAAGCCCAGATGGCGAGGAGCTGGGAGGAAATGACAGCGAGGAGATGGAATCGTGTGGGACCGtgagtgaagaggagctgaTTAAAGGCgtcaggaggaggatggaggtggagaggagaagagagattgCCGGGTTAGGAGGCAGTAGAAAGGAGGCCGAAGAAAAAGACGTCGGCAGCGACGTGTTGCTGCACGTGAGAGCGGATCTTTTTGTCAACGCTCGCTCGTGGGAGCGTTTCCGCGGGGCTCTGAGCACAGTGGGACCCCTGAAGCTTCAGTGCAGATACCTACGCGTGGAAGAGATTTCAGTGACTCGTATCAAGACCCTGCTGGGCCTCCTGCCCCGCCAGGGTCTTCTGGGCATTGACGTTCGCTACAGCAGCCTCGGGGTGGCTGGCTTGGCCGAGCTGCTGCCACTGCTCTCCACCTTCCCTGCGCTGAACTCTCTCCGCCTCCACTACTGCAACTTGGATTTTCGCAGAGACCACCCCGGCCAGGAAGATGCCCTGAGGGAGTTGTCTCAGGGTCTGTCGCAGCTACAAGAACTGCGACGCCTCAGCCTCACTGCACTGCGCTTGCCTGGGCAACTTCGTGTGCTGCTGAG CTCACTGCCTCAGCCTTTAGAGATACTGGAGCTGCCATATTTGAGCCTGAGCCCAGCGGACCTCGCCTATCTGTCCTGCAGCCATCATGCTTCCACACTGCAGCAGCTGGATCTCAGCGAGAACCGTCTGGATGAAAACACCCTGACCTCTATTCGCCGCCTCCTCTCCCAGGCTTCCAGTTGCCTGCAGCACCTCACTTTAAGCGGCTGTGGCCTCACTGACGGCCTGATGGGCCTCTTGCTGCCCTCAGTGGGAGGCTGCAGGGCCCTCAAGAGCTTGGCGTTGGCCCTGAACCCTCTCTCCATCGCTGGCCTCATGGACCTGGTGAGGATGGCCGTGAGAATGCCCTCGCTCCGTCAGCTACTGTACCCCAACCCCCTGGAGGACTACCAGCCGGGCCTTCCCGACCTGCCCTCCAGTGCTCAGCTCTTAGACTGGCCCCTCGATGAAGTCACAGACATCAACATCACCAGCAGTCAGCTCAACAGGGTGCGGCTGGAGAGCGGGCGGTCGGACCTCTTTCTGACATGCGACCTGCTCAATTATGATAAAGACTTAGTGGACTAG